The following proteins are co-located in the Macadamia integrifolia cultivar HAES 741 chromosome 3, SCU_Mint_v3, whole genome shotgun sequence genome:
- the LOC122074317 gene encoding uncharacterized protein LOC122074317: MVNVSDFPSLFFNKLGFHSDFIYNNRGDRNSNVWILWRRNLNTPVAISESEQHVTIAMNWGLQQIHISFIHASCFRVDRRMLWLDLMHDSPQPPTPWAIIGDFNATLYSHEKRGPGSFSLGSAAEYGAMVDACSMSQIPSTGRKFTWSNNRRRGNVCAVLDRSFCNEEWITCFQDCSQLVLPRIASDHTPLVLISNTNQRPHNCPFRFHQFWMDHGDFEQVVAESWAEWVSGSSILALMLKLKRLKGVLSCWAKSTFPNFERALEEAKQQLVQVQDQIDGNGMNDQLFALEADAKMGLAKALKNHEKIWAEKARIRSIPTLDHLDLLESIPKTLQEIDNFWLDSLPGDAEIRTAMWELDPDSSPSPDGFSGAFFRRCWSIVDREVCNAVRFFFRKKYMPPGVNNNFLVLIPKMEGAETLDKFRPLCMGNFFYKIISKVMALHLEPLLPRLILEEQGAFQKGKMIHDNISVASELANLMFSSTKGGGLGLKIDISKAYDTISWSFLFQVMRRFGFFEIWIKRLHQILSSTKISVLDNGGPQGFFGVERGLRQGDPISPMLFIIAEEVLSRGLSRLVQSKMIQSIQGPRGTPTPGHILFADDIFIFSNANLRYVRNLKDFLMNYQEFFGQCINLEKSKLFLGKVAPDRRQTISETLEIPICSFPTRYLGVKIFKGRVKKEALMPVMDRVKGHLAGWKGKLLSMAARIELVRSVVSAIPNHSFAVYWWPSSLLETMERWMRNFIWTGEVDSSKAITVRWDFVCKPKEEGGLGIRRLRDTNMAMLSKMVCHFKHGKHAASSFLRARFVKKNGAHNMDCRHSSISLGIRKVWKFVDLNERWIIGNGGLARFWKDKWWGPKAIMDEIQDADISLLDSDAKLPISGGNVTEDDMRAQLGMKLGLSVENQKDTPPLEVHWCKPPINWIKINVDGSSLGNPGRAGAEGISRDSEGRVCNSFSSFLGIKKTYEAEFEAVLEGITLAQNMNVRESTPWKITHCYREVNTAADYLAKKASKSGVSACAVPLPNHINVDLEDDVLALAKKKAETSNMHQSINDDSLMETSNKKIKDEALYNIARACHHVGLVTLAVSYYEKVLAIREKDYPIPKLPNEESSLTEIQKPGYCDLRREAAYNLHLIYKQSGAFDLARQVLKDHCTL, encoded by the exons ATGGTGAATGTAAGCGACTTTCCAAGCTTATTCTTTAACAAATTGGGATTTCATTCTGATTTCATTTATAATAACCGTGGTGATAGAAATTCAAATGTATGGATTTTGTGGAGGAGAAATTTAAATACTCCTGTGGCTATCTCTGAGTCTGAGCAACACGTGACGATAGCCATGAATTGGGGCCTACAACAGATTCATATTTCATTTATTCATGCGAGCTGCTTCAGAGTGGATAGAAGAATGCTATGGTTGGACTTAATGCATGATTCACCTCAGCCCCCCACCCCTTGGGCGATTATAGGAGACTTTAATGCGACCCTGTACTCTCATGAAAAGCGCGGTCCTGGAAGCTTCAGTTTGGGCTCAGCTGCAGAGTATGGGGCCATGGTAGATGCATGTTCTATGTCTCAGATACCTTCAACAGGCAGAAAATTTACCTGGTCCAATAATCGACGTAGGGGGAATGTATGCGCTGTTTTGGACAGAAGCTTCTGCAATGAAGAATGGATCACTTGCTTTCAAGATTGCTCTCAGCTAGTCCTTCCGCGGATAGCATCTGACCACACTCCTTTGGTGCTGATCTCCAATACTAACCAGCGTCCTCATAATTGCCCCTTCCGATTCCACCAGTTTTGGATGGATCATGGTGACTTTGAGCAGGTTGTGGCAGAATCGTGGGCGGAATGGGTCTCAGGCTCGTCGATCCTTGCTCTTATGCTGAAGCTAAAGCGCCTCAAAGGAGTCCTTAGCTGTTGGGCGAAATCTACATTCCCAAACTTTGAACGAGCTCTGGAGGAGGCAAAACAGCAATTAGTTCAAGTGCAGGATCAGATTGATGGCAATGGGATGAACGACCAGCTGTTTGCACTGGAGGCAGATGCTAAAATGGGTCTAGCCAAGGCTCTAAAAAATCATGAGAAGATATGGGCTGAGAAGGCGAGAATTAG GTCCATTCCAACGCTAGACCATTTAGATCTCTTGGAAAGTATTCCGAAAACTCTCCAGGAAATTGATAATTTTTGGCTCGATTCGCTCCCAGGTGATGCAGAAATTAGAACAGCAATGTGGGAGTTGGATCCAGACAGTTCGCCTAGCCCTGATGGTTTTTCTGGTGCTTTCTTTAGGAGATGCTGGAGCATAGTGGATAGAGAGGTCTGCAATGCTGTGAGATTTTTCTTTAGGAAAAAGTATATGCCCCCTGGagtcaataataattttttagttCTGATTCCCAAGATGGAAGGAGCGGAGACCCTTGATAAATTCCGCCCGCTGTGTATGGGCAATTTTTTCTACAAAATAATTTCAAAAGTGATGGCCCTTCATCTTGAACCTCTCCTTCCCAGACTTATTTTAGAAGAACAGGGGGCTTTTCAAAAGGGTAAGATGATCCATGACAATATCTCTGTTGCTTCAGAACTAGCAAACTTGATGTTTTCTTCTACAAAAGGAGGTGGTCTGGGTCTAAAAATAGACATCAGTAAAGCATATGACACCATCTCTTGGAGCTTCCTATTCCAAGTAATGCGGCGCTTTGGCTTTTTTGAGATATGGATTAAACGTCTCCATCAAATCTTGTCATCTACAAAAATATCTGTCCTGGATAACGGAGGTCCACAAGGTTTTTTTGGGGTGGAGAGAGGATTGAGACAGGGAGACCCTATTTCTCCCATGCTCTTCATCATAGCAGAAGAAGTTTTGTCAAGAGGCTTGTCAAGACTGGTCCAGAGCAAGATGATACAGTCAATCCAGGGCCCCAGAGGCACTCCTACTCCAGGGCATATTCTTTTTGCAGACGACATTTTCATCTTCTCGAATGCTAATCTGAGGTATGTTCGCAATCTGAAAGACTTTCTAATGAATTACCAAGAATTCTTTGGGCAATGTATCAATCTTGAGAAGAGCAAGCTTTTTCTGGGTAAAGTTGCTCCTGATCGTAGACAAACAATCTCTGAGACCCTGGAAATTCCTATTTGTAGCTTTCCTACTCGCTATCTTggtgtgaaaatttttaaggGAAGGGTAAAGAAGGAGGCACTGATGCCTGTGATGGACAGAGTTAAAGGCCATTTAGCTGgctggaaaggaaagcttctgTCAATGGCAGCAAGGATAGAATTGGTTCGATCGGTTGTCTCTGCCATTCCAAATCATAGCTTtgctgtttattggtggccatcaTCTCTCCTTGAAacaatggagagatggatgagaaactttattTGGACTGGCGAGGTGGATTCTTCTAAGGCGATCACGGTCAGATGGGACTTTGTTTGCAAGCCAAAGGAGGAGGGGGGCTTGGGGATTAGAAGACTTAGAGATACAAATATGGCTATGCTCAGTAAGATGGTGTGCCACTTCAAGCATGGGAAGCATGCCGCCAGTTCTTTTCTCAGGGCAAGATTTGTCAAGAAAAATGGAGCTCATAATATGGACTGCAGGCACTCCTCTATCTCCTTGGGCATCAGAAAGGTGTGGAAGTTTGTGGATCTGAATGAAAGGTGGATCATTGGTAATGGGGGCCTAGCAAGATTCTGGAAAGATAAGTGGTGGGGACCCAAGGCCATCATGGACGAGATTCAGGATGCGGATATCTCTCTCCTGGACTCTGATGCCAAA CTACCCATATCTGGTGGGAACGTAACAGAAGACGATATGAGGGCACAGCTAGGAAT GAAATTGGGTCTATCTGTAGAAAACCAAAAGGATACGCCTCCTCTTGAAGTGCATTGGTGTAAACCTCCGATAAATTGGATCAAAATAAATGTGGATGGCAGCTCTCTGGGCAACCCAGGTAGAGCAGGGGCAGAAGGCATCTCCAGAGATAGTGAGGGGCGCGTTTGTAACTCCTTCAGTTCCTTCTTGGGTATCAAGAAGACCTATGAAGCAGAATTTGAAGCGGTCCTGGAAGGAATCACGCTCGCTCAAAATATGAATGTCAGAG AATCTACTCCATGGAAGATCACCCACTGCTATAGAGAAGTGAACACTGCTGCGGACTATCTGGCGAAGAAGGCATCCAAGTCAGGTGTCTCTGCTTGCGCAGTGCCTTTACCGAATCATATTAATGTCGATTTAGAGGATGATGTGTTGG ctttagcaaaaaaaaaagcagagacTTCAAACATGCACCAATCAATCAATGATGATTCACTCATGGAGACAAGCAATAAAAAGATCAAGGAC GAAGCCTTGTATAACATTGCTCGAGCATGTCATCACGTTGGACTTGTTACACTTGCTGTGTCATATTATGAGAAAGTGCTGGCAATTCGTGAGAAGGATTACCCTATCCCAAAGCTTCCTAATGAGGAATCAAGCCTTACAGAAATTCAGAAGCCAGGTTATTGTGACCTTCGCAGAGAGGCTGCATACAATTTGCACTTGATATACAAGCAAAGTGGTGCCTTTGATCTTGCTAGGCAGGTCCTCAAAGACCATTGCACTCTCTGA
- the LOC122074937 gene encoding uncharacterized protein LOC122074937 isoform X1, whose product MEGESSSSSSSWRSRSMVSVKQVFPSGSESELLRIENVALWLMNYEDFPVADVIRAGKFSLRVVVQSISPILISLCVVGDLQWPITKDAPVLRVGCRSFAFAMPGLLYGVQFPESCCLEQLQVLASLFEKFAHFEDHSMIATDLMTGIEFSVPDFHPRFWAVSQPKIQRITVPQLNRIGTMVGKASTFLEGMNEGLMKVTRMSGVAKLITKGVLVGALNQDHIDIFDTRPRPDESKDPNSSRAFPTIFMFSDVVEAVEVTGIFFSGNILSMPECHPTWNPVQGVKLWNINKKGLMLVLHALTSSAAIYNGDVEDMAAGKSSGENMVNLDAMEEDGMGEEAVIEEGGKDDMEDEDQARMLNVIKFPIMKGTD is encoded by the exons ATGGAAGGggaatcatcatcatcatcatcatcgtggAGGTCAAGATCGATGGTGTCGGTGAAACAAGTGTTCCCTAGTGGTTCAGAGTCTGAGCTTCTTAGGATTGAAAATGTGGCTCTGTGGTTGATGAACTACGAAGATTTTCCGGTCGCCGACGTGATTCGGGCAGGAAAATTTTCGTTGAGGGTGGTGGTGCAGTCCATTAGCCCTATTCTGATTTCGCTCTGCGTGGTGGGTGATCTTCAATGGCCCATTACAAAGGATGCCCCTGTGCTGCGCGTCGGCTGCCGTAGCTTTGCATTCGCAATGCCGGGACTCCTCTATGGAGTTCAGTTTCCTGAGAGCTGCTGCTTGGAACAGTTGCAGGTCCTTGCTAGTCTCTTCGAGAAGTTCGCTCACTTTGAGGATCACTCCATGATAGCTACTG ATTTGATGACAGGAATTGAGTTCTCTGTGCCCGACTTTCATCCCCGATTCTGGGCAGTATCCCAGCCGAAGATCCAACGGATCACGGTGCCCCAGCTCAATAGGATTGGAACCATGGTAGGAAAAGCATCAACTTTCCTGGAAGGCATGAACGAGGGACTAATGAAGGTTACCCGAATGTCAGGGGTAGCCAAGCTGATCACCAAAGGCGTTCTAGTGGGAGCCCTGAACCAAGATCATATCGATATTTTCGACACAAGGCCCCGACCCGATGAAAGTAAGGATCCGAATTCTTCCCGAGCTTTCCCGACCATTTTTATGTTCTCCGACGTCGTCGAAGCCGTGGAAGTTACCGGGATTTTCTTCTCCGGCAATATTCTATCAATGCCAGAGTGTCATCCGACGTGGAATCCAGTACAAGGTGTGAAGCTATGGAACATAAACAAGAAGGGGTTAATGTTGGTTCTTCACGCACTAACTTCGTCGGCGGCGATCTACAACGGAGATGTGGAGGACATGGCGGCGGGGAAGAGTTCCGGGGAGAATATGGTGAATTTGGATGCAATGGAAGAAGATGGTATGGGAGAAGAAGCAGTGatagaagaagggggaaaggaTGACATGGAAGATGAAGACCAGGCCAGAATGCTTAATGTGATCAAATTTCCAATAATGAAGGGGACTGATTAG
- the LOC122074937 gene encoding uncharacterized protein LOC122074937 isoform X2, which yields MEGESSSSSSSWRSRSMVSVKQVFPSGSESELLRIENVALWLMNYEDFPVADVIRAGKFSLRVVVQSISPILISLCVVGDLQWPITKDAPVLRVGCRSFAFAMPGLLYGVQFPESCCLEQLQVLASLFEKFAHFEDHSMIATGIEFSVPDFHPRFWAVSQPKIQRITVPQLNRIGTMVGKASTFLEGMNEGLMKVTRMSGVAKLITKGVLVGALNQDHIDIFDTRPRPDESKDPNSSRAFPTIFMFSDVVEAVEVTGIFFSGNILSMPECHPTWNPVQGVKLWNINKKGLMLVLHALTSSAAIYNGDVEDMAAGKSSGENMVNLDAMEEDGMGEEAVIEEGGKDDMEDEDQARMLNVIKFPIMKGTD from the exons ATGGAAGGggaatcatcatcatcatcatcatcgtggAGGTCAAGATCGATGGTGTCGGTGAAACAAGTGTTCCCTAGTGGTTCAGAGTCTGAGCTTCTTAGGATTGAAAATGTGGCTCTGTGGTTGATGAACTACGAAGATTTTCCGGTCGCCGACGTGATTCGGGCAGGAAAATTTTCGTTGAGGGTGGTGGTGCAGTCCATTAGCCCTATTCTGATTTCGCTCTGCGTGGTGGGTGATCTTCAATGGCCCATTACAAAGGATGCCCCTGTGCTGCGCGTCGGCTGCCGTAGCTTTGCATTCGCAATGCCGGGACTCCTCTATGGAGTTCAGTTTCCTGAGAGCTGCTGCTTGGAACAGTTGCAGGTCCTTGCTAGTCTCTTCGAGAAGTTCGCTCACTTTGAGGATCACTCCATGATAGCTACTG GAATTGAGTTCTCTGTGCCCGACTTTCATCCCCGATTCTGGGCAGTATCCCAGCCGAAGATCCAACGGATCACGGTGCCCCAGCTCAATAGGATTGGAACCATGGTAGGAAAAGCATCAACTTTCCTGGAAGGCATGAACGAGGGACTAATGAAGGTTACCCGAATGTCAGGGGTAGCCAAGCTGATCACCAAAGGCGTTCTAGTGGGAGCCCTGAACCAAGATCATATCGATATTTTCGACACAAGGCCCCGACCCGATGAAAGTAAGGATCCGAATTCTTCCCGAGCTTTCCCGACCATTTTTATGTTCTCCGACGTCGTCGAAGCCGTGGAAGTTACCGGGATTTTCTTCTCCGGCAATATTCTATCAATGCCAGAGTGTCATCCGACGTGGAATCCAGTACAAGGTGTGAAGCTATGGAACATAAACAAGAAGGGGTTAATGTTGGTTCTTCACGCACTAACTTCGTCGGCGGCGATCTACAACGGAGATGTGGAGGACATGGCGGCGGGGAAGAGTTCCGGGGAGAATATGGTGAATTTGGATGCAATGGAAGAAGATGGTATGGGAGAAGAAGCAGTGatagaagaagggggaaaggaTGACATGGAAGATGAAGACCAGGCCAGAATGCTTAATGTGATCAAATTTCCAATAATGAAGGGGACTGATTAG